One Armatimonadota bacterium genomic window carries:
- a CDS encoding aspartate 1-decarboxylase gives MRLSQLLKAKLHHARITYCNPDYVGSIEIGRDLMEAVGLQDGELVHIWEVDGTSRIQTYAFAGPRGTIGINGGAAHFFTTGERVIIAAFDLTDEPIVPKIVLLGENNEIVRDMTPFSVLG, from the coding sequence ATGCGCCTCTCGCAACTGCTTAAGGCAAAACTTCATCACGCTCGGATTACCTACTGTAACCCGGACTACGTCGGCTCGATCGAAATCGGGCGCGATCTCATGGAAGCGGTTGGGCTTCAGGACGGCGAATTGGTTCACATTTGGGAAGTGGACGGCACTTCTCGAATCCAGACTTACGCCTTTGCCGGTCCGCGCGGGACCATCGGCATCAACGGCGGCGCAGCGCACTTTTTTACGACTGGCGAGCGAGTGATCATCGCGGCTTTTGATTTGACCGACGAACCGATCGTCCCAAAGATCGTGTTGCTGGGTGAGAACAACGAGATCGTGCGCGACATGACGCCGTTCAGCGTTTTGGGTTAG
- a CDS encoding 50S ribosomal protein L10, translating to MPTAEKAQVIEQAKEWYSKSAGIIFADYRGLSVKEMQGLRSNLRKTGGEIHVIKNTLFRIAAGEDVNAFPDEFHNGTTAYAYVFEDEAGCAKTLLDFAKSSKKLVVKGGYFGGKTMTANQVEALSKLPPRDVLIAQVIGTIAAPLSQLASTVEAIYAQPIRTIYAVADKANGEAA from the coding sequence ATGCCCACAGCAGAAAAGGCACAAGTGATCGAGCAGGCGAAGGAGTGGTACTCCAAGTCGGCAGGCATTATCTTTGCAGACTACCGCGGTCTATCCGTGAAAGAGATGCAGGGACTTCGCAGCAACCTCCGCAAGACGGGTGGCGAAATCCATGTCATCAAAAACACGCTGTTTAGAATCGCGGCAGGCGAAGATGTCAATGCTTTCCCGGATGAGTTCCACAACGGCACAACCGCATACGCGTACGTTTTTGAAGACGAAGCGGGTTGCGCCAAGACACTGCTTGATTTTGCTAAGTCCAGTAAGAAGCTCGTCGTAAAAGGCGGCTACTTTGGCGGCAAAACAATGACGGCAAACCAGGTCGAGGCGCTTTCTAAGCTGCCCCCGCGAGATGTTCTTATCGCGCAGGTCATCGGCACTATTGCTGCTCCGCTCAGTCAACTCGCATCGACAGTCGAAGCGATCTATGCGCAACCAATTCGCACGATCTACGCTGTCGCCGACAAGGCCAATGGAGAAGCCGCTTAA